A stretch of Treponema primitia ZAS-1 DNA encodes these proteins:
- a CDS encoding TM1266 family iron-only hydrogenase system putative regulator, whose product MRRIAVIGAILEKPQGSQKAFNDTVSSFKGIVKGRMGIPVTEEDLAVISITLQGDLDEINALTGKLGNLPGVTVKTAVSSDLKSDTGN is encoded by the coding sequence ATGCGGCGAATAGCGGTGATCGGGGCTATTTTGGAAAAACCCCAGGGCAGTCAAAAGGCCTTTAACGACACGGTCTCATCGTTCAAAGGAATCGTTAAGGGGCGAATGGGTATTCCCGTTACGGAGGAAGACCTGGCGGTAATTTCCATCACCCTCCAGGGGGATCTGGACGAGATAAATGCCCTTACGGGAAAATTGGGAAATCTTCCCGGGGTAACCGTAAAGACGGCGGTGTCCAGCGATCTTAAATCCGATACGGGTAACTAG
- the hydG gene encoding [FeFe] hydrogenase H-cluster radical SAM maturase HydG, producing the protein MVTERMDTAAAGKASELQPEVFINQAYIEELLEGAKHTGDDVIRGILDKAERFEGLNHIEIASLLTTKNPAHIARIFSIAGMIKRHIYGNRIVLFAPLYVSDYCVNRCGYCSYNCGHEFNRKKLTMDEVREEVKILEQMGHKRIALEAGEHDTECPIDYILECMHTIYGMKFENGEIRRINVNIAATTVENYKKLNDVGIGTYILFQETYHQPTYDTVHHSGPKKDYAYHLTAFDRAHLGGIDDVGGGVLFGLADPYFEVLGLMIHNEHLEEQFNVGFHTISVPRICPAAGTDTTDFPNLVDDATFERIVAIIRLAVPFTGMILSTRENHAMRGKLLQLGISQISAGSSTEVGGYSKREHQEQSNPQFFVNDERTALEIITELMDDGYIPSFCTACYRSGRTGDRFMSLAKSGQIKNVCLPNALMTLSEFSSDYGDESFKKKAAAAIARELPGIANEKIRTKAAANLERIRAGKRDFYF; encoded by the coding sequence ATGGTTACGGAACGTATGGATACTGCGGCGGCGGGAAAGGCATCGGAATTACAGCCGGAAGTCTTTATCAATCAGGCCTATATTGAGGAGCTTCTGGAAGGGGCAAAACATACCGGGGACGATGTCATCCGGGGTATTTTGGACAAGGCGGAACGGTTTGAGGGGCTTAACCACATTGAAATTGCATCCCTGCTTACCACAAAAAATCCTGCCCATATAGCACGGATATTTTCCATCGCCGGGATGATCAAGCGGCATATCTACGGCAACCGGATCGTGTTATTTGCACCCCTGTACGTGAGCGATTACTGTGTGAACCGCTGCGGCTATTGCAGTTATAACTGCGGCCATGAATTTAACCGGAAGAAACTTACCATGGATGAAGTCCGTGAAGAAGTGAAGATCCTGGAACAGATGGGCCACAAGCGGATAGCCCTGGAAGCGGGGGAACACGATACGGAATGTCCCATCGATTATATCCTGGAATGTATGCACACTATTTATGGAATGAAATTTGAAAATGGCGAAATCCGGCGGATCAACGTTAATATCGCCGCTACCACGGTGGAAAACTACAAAAAGCTCAACGATGTCGGCATCGGTACCTATATCCTCTTTCAGGAAACCTATCATCAGCCTACCTACGATACGGTCCACCACTCGGGGCCAAAGAAAGACTACGCCTACCATCTCACCGCCTTTGACCGGGCTCACCTGGGAGGTATTGATGATGTGGGGGGCGGGGTTCTCTTCGGCCTGGCTGACCCATACTTTGAAGTATTAGGTCTCATGATCCACAACGAACATTTGGAAGAGCAATTCAACGTGGGGTTCCACACCATTTCTGTGCCCCGGATCTGCCCCGCCGCAGGGACGGATACCACGGACTTCCCCAACCTGGTGGATGACGCCACCTTTGAGCGGATCGTGGCCATCATACGCCTGGCGGTTCCCTTTACGGGGATGATCCTCTCTACCCGGGAAAATCACGCCATGCGGGGGAAACTCCTGCAGCTGGGGATCTCCCAGATCAGCGCCGGTTCCAGCACCGAAGTGGGTGGCTATTCCAAACGGGAACACCAGGAGCAGTCCAATCCGCAGTTTTTTGTGAACGATGAACGGACCGCCCTGGAAATTATCACCGAGCTTATGGACGATGGTTACATTCCCAGTTTTTGTACCGCCTGTTACCGCAGCGGCCGGACCGGGGATCGCTTTATGAGCCTTGCCAAGTCCGGGCAGATCAAAAATGTCTGCCTCCCCAATGCCCTGATGACCCTCTCTGAGTTTTCTTCGGATTACGGCGATGAATCCTTTAAAAAGAAGGCCGCCGCCGCCATTGCCCGTGAATTGCCGGGGATCGCCAACGAAAAGATCCGCACGAAAGCGGCGGCGAATTTGGAAAGAATCAGAGCGGGCAAACGGGATTTTTATTTTTGA
- a CDS encoding galactose ABC transporter substrate-binding protein: MRKLCATGLVLMLVTAAVFAGGQQDAGGLPSIGVAIYKFDDTFMSYTRNAIEANAQGKAAVTTVDSQNAQPTQNDQVDQFISKKVKSIAINPVDRTAAGAIIDKAKAGKVPVVFFNREPFAEDMAKWDQVYYVGAKAEESGTMQGEILAEYWKANPAADKNGDGIIQYIMLKGEPGHQDAELRTEFSVKAITAAGIKVELLAEDTAMWDRPRAVEKMDAFYARFGDKIEAVLCNNDDMALGVVESLRNAGFFTGGKYLPVVGVDATAPALQALSEGTLLGTVLNDAQNQGKATFDIAYALATGANVSAAGWTLTAGKYVWVPYQKVTRDNYKSFQ, encoded by the coding sequence ATGAGAAAGCTATGTGCTACAGGACTGGTTCTGATGCTGGTTACTGCCGCGGTGTTTGCCGGCGGTCAGCAAGACGCGGGCGGGTTGCCGTCTATTGGGGTCGCCATTTACAAATTTGACGATACCTTTATGTCTTACACCCGGAACGCCATCGAAGCCAATGCCCAGGGAAAGGCTGCCGTAACCACGGTAGATTCCCAGAATGCCCAGCCCACCCAGAACGATCAGGTGGATCAGTTCATCTCCAAGAAGGTGAAATCCATTGCCATCAACCCGGTGGACCGGACTGCGGCGGGGGCCATCATTGACAAGGCCAAGGCCGGCAAAGTTCCGGTGGTGTTCTTTAACCGTGAACCCTTTGCCGAGGATATGGCAAAATGGGACCAGGTTTACTATGTGGGCGCCAAGGCGGAAGAATCCGGCACCATGCAGGGCGAAATTCTGGCTGAATACTGGAAAGCCAACCCCGCTGCAGACAAGAACGGCGACGGCATTATTCAGTATATCATGCTCAAGGGCGAACCCGGACACCAGGATGCGGAGCTGCGCACCGAATTTTCCGTTAAGGCCATCACCGCTGCGGGAATCAAGGTTGAACTCCTGGCCGAAGATACCGCCATGTGGGATCGGCCCCGTGCGGTAGAAAAGATGGACGCCTTCTATGCCCGGTTTGGGGATAAGATCGAAGCGGTACTCTGTAACAACGACGACATGGCCCTGGGGGTTGTTGAATCCCTGCGGAACGCCGGTTTCTTTACCGGTGGGAAGTACCTCCCCGTAGTCGGAGTTGACGCCACCGCGCCTGCCCTTCAGGCCCTGAGCGAAGGTACCCTCCTGGGTACCGTGCTGAATGATGCCCAGAACCAGGGGAAAGCCACCTTTGATATTGCCTATGCCCTTGCCACGGGCGCCAATGTCAGCGCTGCCGGTTGGACCCTTACGGCCGGGAAATATGTGTGGGTACCCTATCAAAAGGTAACCCGGGACAATTACAAAAGCTTCCAATAA
- a CDS encoding aspartate ammonia-lyase: MRKEQDELGERELPDEALYGLQSLRAEENFSLAYRKTNLRLIRAMVTIKKAAALAYGKIAESDGQDPDGAKNGRTEKSRAIVEACDRVLAGEAEDAFIVDALQGGAGTSTNMNVNEVIANLALKILGKAPGAYDIVHPLDDVNRGQSTNDVYPTALRIAAIELLRDLSDGCAKLQEALQKRENEFADIKKLGRTELQDAVPITLGAEFGAYAQAIGRDRWRLYKIEERLRQVNLGGAAVGLSDKLTKRYRFEVIEKLRELSGMGLAAAEYPMDLTQNNDVFVEVSGLLKSLGVNLTKIANDLRLLSSGPHGGLGEIRLAPMQKGSTIMPGKVNPVIPEMIIQVGIKVAANDFAVTAAAARGELELNAFSPIIADALLESLSLLCRAVFLFRTRCVETLSPNRERCAELLARSYAFAASYGEKLGYDRVSAIIAENGGDPEKIQKALDAECTKYHPS; encoded by the coding sequence ATGAGAAAAGAACAGGACGAACTGGGAGAACGGGAACTGCCCGATGAGGCCCTCTACGGTCTTCAGAGCCTCCGGGCGGAGGAAAACTTTTCCCTGGCTTACAGAAAAACTAATCTCAGGCTTATCCGGGCAATGGTAACGATTAAGAAAGCTGCGGCCCTGGCTTACGGGAAGATTGCCGAAAGTGACGGGCAGGATCCGGATGGCGCCAAAAACGGCAGAACGGAAAAAAGCCGGGCCATTGTTGAGGCCTGCGACAGGGTTCTTGCGGGGGAAGCGGAGGATGCGTTTATTGTGGACGCCCTCCAGGGCGGGGCGGGGACGTCCACCAACATGAACGTCAATGAGGTTATCGCCAACCTGGCCCTGAAAATTTTGGGAAAGGCGCCGGGGGCCTACGATATTGTTCACCCCCTTGACGATGTGAACCGGGGGCAGTCCACCAACGATGTGTACCCCACGGCCCTGCGTATTGCCGCGATAGAACTGCTGCGTGACCTGAGCGATGGGTGCGCTAAATTGCAGGAGGCGCTTCAGAAACGGGAAAACGAATTTGCGGATATTAAAAAGCTGGGACGCACGGAGCTTCAGGATGCGGTGCCCATTACCCTGGGGGCCGAGTTCGGTGCCTATGCCCAGGCTATAGGCCGGGATCGGTGGCGGCTTTACAAGATCGAAGAGCGTCTACGGCAGGTGAACCTGGGGGGCGCCGCGGTCGGGCTTTCGGACAAGCTGACCAAACGTTACCGCTTTGAGGTGATAGAAAAACTGCGGGAGCTTAGCGGCATGGGACTGGCGGCGGCGGAATACCCCATGGACCTTACCCAGAACAATGACGTGTTTGTGGAAGTTTCGGGGCTCCTCAAAAGCCTGGGGGTCAACCTTACCAAGATCGCCAACGATCTCAGGCTTTTAAGTTCAGGACCCCACGGCGGTCTGGGGGAAATCCGGCTTGCGCCGATGCAGAAGGGAAGCACCATCATGCCCGGCAAGGTGAACCCGGTGATACCCGAGATGATTATCCAGGTCGGGATAAAGGTTGCGGCCAACGATTTCGCCGTCACCGCTGCAGCCGCCCGAGGGGAGCTGGAACTCAACGCCTTTTCCCCGATCATTGCGGATGCGCTTCTGGAAAGCCTTTCCCTCCTCTGCCGGGCGGTGTTCCTCTTTCGTACCCGGTGCGTAGAAACACTGAGCCCAAACCGGGAACGCTGCGCCGAACTGCTGGCCAGGTCCTATGCCTTTGCGGCCTCCTATGGCGAGAAACTCGGGTATGACCGGGTAAGCGCCATTATCGCAGAAAATGGGGGAGACCCGGAAAAAATACAAAAAGCCCTGGATGCGGAATGTACAAAATATCACCCCAGTTAA
- the hydE gene encoding [FeFe] hydrogenase H-cluster radical SAM maturase HydE has translation MIDLSGDAAILHYITTDDPVEAEALYAAAREVREEHYDRDVYFRGLIEFTNYCKNDCYYCGIRHSNSTAERYRLSLEQILYCCQMGDMLGYRSFVLQGGEDPAFTDDRITEMVSAIRREYPGHAITLSIGERKRESYERFFRAGANRYLLRHETANDEHYRKLHPAAMSLAERKDCLFALRDIGYQVGAGFMVGTPYQTPECLLEDLRFLEELDPHMVGIGPFIPQGDTPFGSHPGGSLEQTLRMLALTRLLLPKTLLPATTALGTINPRGRELGLLAGANVVMPNLSPKAVRKLYALYDNKICTGDEAAECRLCMEGRIRDYGFVPDMGRGDSRVG, from the coding sequence ATGATAGATCTATCCGGCGACGCAGCAATCTTACACTATATCACCACCGACGACCCTGTCGAGGCGGAGGCCCTCTACGCTGCGGCACGGGAAGTGCGTGAGGAACACTACGACCGGGATGTATATTTCCGGGGGCTCATCGAATTCACCAATTATTGCAAGAACGACTGTTACTACTGCGGCATACGGCATAGTAACAGTACTGCTGAACGGTACCGCCTTTCCCTGGAACAGATACTCTACTGCTGCCAAATGGGGGACATGCTGGGCTACCGGAGTTTCGTGCTCCAGGGCGGGGAGGACCCCGCTTTCACCGACGACCGGATCACGGAAATGGTGTCGGCCATACGCCGGGAATACCCGGGACACGCCATAACCCTGTCCATAGGGGAACGGAAGCGGGAAAGTTACGAGCGGTTTTTCCGGGCCGGGGCGAACCGCTACCTGCTCCGCCACGAAACCGCCAATGACGAACACTACCGAAAACTCCACCCTGCGGCCATGAGCCTGGCGGAACGGAAGGACTGCCTCTTTGCCCTGCGGGATATCGGCTACCAGGTGGGCGCGGGGTTTATGGTAGGAACCCCTTATCAGACTCCCGAATGTCTCCTGGAGGATCTCCGCTTCCTTGAAGAACTGGACCCCCACATGGTAGGCATAGGCCCCTTCATCCCCCAGGGCGACACCCCATTCGGCAGCCACCCCGGTGGAAGCCTGGAACAAACCCTAAGGATGCTGGCCCTGACCCGGCTGCTCCTCCCCAAAACGCTGCTTCCCGCCACCACCGCCCTGGGGACCATAAACCCCCGGGGCCGGGAACTGGGCCTTTTAGCCGGGGCCAACGTGGTGATGCCCAACCTTTCCCCAAAGGCTGTCCGCAAACTCTACGCCCTTTACGACAACAAGATCTGCACCGGTGACGAAGCCGCAGAATGCCGGCTTTGTATGGAAGGCAGGATTAGGGATTACGGCTTTGTCCCCGACATGGGCCGGGGAGATTCCCGGGTAGGCTAA
- a CDS encoding ROK family protein, whose amino-acid sequence MDLHTIGIDVGGTKAAYGLLNGQKEIIRRRSHPSDDTASPEEFFDTIVANIKDLMAAEGLKKEDIRGIGIGMPSFVLFEEGRIIKTTNLTKIHDFPARTYLMEKLGGIRVLIDNDSHTGAIAEHRQGAGRGFENMIYCPISTGISSGIIIDGKLFRGRYGWSGESGHMIVTPDDGVECGCGNRGCLMSWSSGSMIIKHIEKWIEQGEQSIMPQLAGGGKITAFHLGSAYNAGDALAHRAYDQMVKYLGIWIYNLYVTLNINCFVFGGGLLKLSQQLMDGGKKTAILEDMKEVFDGYNKNDMPVYFKEAELGNDFGIIGAAELLF is encoded by the coding sequence ATGGATCTACATACCATAGGTATTGATGTTGGCGGAACTAAAGCGGCTTACGGACTTCTTAATGGGCAGAAGGAGATAATCCGGCGCCGTTCCCATCCTTCGGACGATACCGCAAGTCCGGAGGAATTTTTCGATACCATTGTGGCCAACATCAAAGACCTTATGGCTGCAGAGGGTCTGAAAAAAGAAGATATCCGGGGGATTGGTATCGGAATGCCCTCCTTCGTCCTTTTTGAGGAGGGACGGATTATCAAAACCACCAACCTGACGAAAATCCACGACTTCCCCGCCCGTACCTATCTGATGGAAAAGCTTGGGGGGATACGGGTGCTCATCGACAACGATTCCCATACCGGGGCTATTGCGGAACACCGGCAGGGGGCGGGGCGGGGGTTTGAGAATATGATCTACTGCCCCATCAGCACCGGGATTTCTTCGGGGATCATCATAGACGGGAAACTCTTCCGGGGCCGTTACGGCTGGTCCGGGGAAAGCGGCCACATGATCGTTACCCCCGATGACGGAGTGGAATGCGGCTGTGGAAACCGGGGCTGCCTCATGTCATGGAGTTCCGGCTCCATGATCATCAAACATATTGAAAAATGGATTGAACAGGGTGAGCAGTCCATCATGCCCCAACTGGCGGGCGGCGGAAAAATCACCGCGTTCCACCTCGGCAGCGCCTACAACGCAGGGGATGCGCTGGCCCATCGGGCCTACGATCAGATGGTGAAGTACCTGGGTATTTGGATCTATAACCTGTACGTCACCCTGAACATAAATTGTTTTGTCTTCGGAGGCGGCCTCCTTAAACTGAGCCAACAGCTTATGGATGGGGGAAAGAAAACCGCCATCCTCGAAGATATGAAAGAAGTTTTTGACGGGTACAATAAAAACGATATGCCCGTGTATTTCAAAGAGGCGGAGCTGGGGAATGACTTCGGCATTATCGGCGCCGCAGAATTACTATTTTAG
- the hydF gene encoding [FeFe] hydrogenase H-cluster maturation GTPase HydF, which produces MGLNDTPSANRIHIGFFGRRNAGKSSLVNAVTNQDLVIVSDIRGTTTDPVSKAMELLPLGPVLIIDTPGIDDEGALGELRVRRAKQVLNKTDAAILVVDAVTGKTEADEELISLFRAKQVPFIIAYNKSDLLESPPADNAENTGGENTIYVSAITKHNIETLKERIAFIAKTDEPKLQIVGDLIRPGDFVILVVPIDKAAPKGRLILPQQQTIRDILEADAAAVVVKEFELKETLENIGKKPSLVITDSQVFAKVSADTPADIPLTSFSILFARYKGYLASAVRGVRTLDHIDDRSRILIAEGCTHHRQCDDIGTVKLPRWIKQYTGKEPEFAFTSGGEFPEDLSPYDLIIHCGACMLNEREVRYREANAADQGIPFTNYGTVIAHIQGILKRSVAVFPHILAELEDEL; this is translated from the coding sequence ATGGGATTAAACGACACTCCTTCGGCAAACCGCATTCATATAGGCTTTTTCGGCCGGCGGAACGCGGGAAAATCCAGTCTGGTCAATGCGGTTACAAACCAGGACCTGGTCATCGTCTCGGATATCAGGGGCACCACCACGGACCCGGTTTCCAAGGCCATGGAACTTCTCCCCCTGGGGCCGGTGCTGATCATCGACACCCCGGGGATCGATGACGAGGGCGCCCTGGGGGAACTTCGGGTCCGCCGGGCCAAGCAGGTCTTAAATAAAACCGATGCGGCGATCCTGGTGGTGGACGCCGTTACCGGCAAGACCGAGGCGGACGAGGAACTTATCAGCCTGTTCCGGGCCAAGCAGGTCCCCTTCATCATAGCCTACAATAAAAGTGATCTGCTGGAAAGCCCTCCGGCGGATAATGCAGAAAACACCGGTGGCGAAAACACCATTTATGTGAGCGCCATAACCAAACACAACATAGAAACGCTGAAAGAACGGATCGCTTTCATCGCTAAGACCGATGAGCCGAAACTGCAAATCGTGGGGGACCTGATCCGGCCCGGGGATTTTGTGATCCTGGTGGTCCCCATCGACAAGGCTGCCCCCAAGGGACGCTTGATACTTCCCCAACAGCAGACTATCCGGGATATTCTTGAGGCGGATGCGGCGGCGGTGGTGGTAAAGGAATTCGAGCTTAAGGAAACCCTGGAAAATATCGGGAAAAAACCAAGTCTGGTGATAACCGACAGTCAGGTTTTCGCCAAGGTTTCTGCGGACACCCCTGCTGATATTCCCCTCACTTCATTTTCCATCCTCTTTGCCCGTTACAAGGGCTACCTCGCATCCGCAGTGCGGGGGGTTAGAACCTTGGACCATATTGATGACAGGAGCCGCATCCTCATTGCCGAAGGCTGCACCCACCACCGTCAGTGTGACGATATCGGCACGGTCAAACTTCCCCGGTGGATCAAACAATACACCGGCAAGGAGCCTGAGTTTGCCTTTACTTCCGGGGGCGAGTTTCCCGAGGACCTTTCCCCCTACGATCTGATTATCCACTGCGGGGCCTGTATGCTCAATGAACGGGAAGTGCGGTACCGGGAAGCCAATGCGGCGGATCAGGGGATACCCTTTACCAACTACGGTACGGTGATCGCCCATATCCAGGGCATCCTGAAACGGAGCGTGGCGGTGTTCCCCCACATCCTGGCGGAGCTGGAAGACGAATTATGA
- a CDS encoding DeoR/GlpR family DNA-binding transcription regulator: MTKKQNERWKKMLDTIAASERIEVAKLAEMMGVSKVTLRKDLDQLQEKGIIRHEKGYVSPGSGDDINNRLSYHYETKRKIARAALELVKDGEAVMIESGSCCAILAEELASKRRDVRIITNSAFIAAYIRRLPQAKIVLLGGDYQNESQVMVGPIARACAQGFSVDKLFIGTDGFSEDQGFTGNDHLRSETVRDMAKQAERVIILTESEKFSKRGLVPLLPFNNISMVITDEEVPVEKERLFEERKIALLKVAL; this comes from the coding sequence ATGACCAAAAAGCAAAATGAACGCTGGAAAAAAATGCTTGATACCATCGCCGCCAGTGAGCGCATTGAGGTAGCAAAACTGGCGGAAATGATGGGGGTCTCCAAGGTAACCCTGAGGAAGGACCTGGATCAGCTGCAAGAAAAGGGAATTATACGCCATGAAAAGGGCTATGTTAGTCCCGGTTCCGGCGATGATATCAATAACCGGCTGAGTTACCACTATGAAACCAAACGGAAAATCGCCCGAGCCGCCTTGGAACTGGTAAAGGACGGCGAGGCGGTGATGATTGAATCAGGCTCCTGCTGCGCCATCCTTGCGGAGGAGCTGGCGTCCAAGCGGCGGGATGTGCGGATCATCACCAATTCCGCTTTTATCGCCGCCTATATCCGGCGGCTGCCCCAGGCAAAGATTGTACTCCTGGGCGGGGATTACCAGAACGAATCCCAGGTCATGGTGGGGCCCATTGCACGGGCCTGTGCCCAGGGCTTCTCGGTGGATAAACTCTTTATCGGGACCGATGGCTTTTCTGAGGACCAGGGCTTTACCGGAAATGATCACCTCCGTTCCGAAACAGTACGGGATATGGCAAAACAGGCGGAGCGGGTGATCATCCTTACGGAGTCTGAAAAGTTTTCCAAACGGGGTTTAGTGCCTCTTCTACCCTTCAACAACATAAGCATGGTTATTACCGATGAAGAGGTTCCCGTGGAAAAAGAGCGTTTGTTCGAGGAACGGAAGATTGCCCTCCTAAAGGTTGCTCTTTAA
- a CDS encoding glycyl-radical enzyme activating protein, with the protein MPVKALLFNIQKFSLHDGPGIRTVVFFKGCPLRCRWCSNPESQEAGLGTVGLGGVTASNRLSADIRYYTVEEVMETCLQDRPFYEESGGGVTLSGGEVLLQAGFATALLDRLGEEKIHRAIETSALAPAAVWQECINHVDLLLIDVKHYDRERHIEGTTVSNEACLANLQTALDRGKNVLPRIPVIPGFNNSLEDAEGFARLFTAMGISKVELLPFHQFGEKKYEDLGIPYPMHGIPQLHREDLTEYRQVLIDRGIDA; encoded by the coding sequence ATGCCGGTTAAAGCGCTGCTCTTTAATATTCAGAAATTCAGCCTCCACGATGGCCCCGGCATACGAACGGTGGTCTTTTTTAAGGGCTGCCCGCTGCGCTGCCGCTGGTGTTCCAATCCGGAATCCCAGGAAGCCGGTCTTGGGACCGTCGGCCTTGGGGGCGTTACCGCATCTAACCGGCTTTCCGCCGATATACGGTATTACACGGTAGAAGAGGTCATGGAGACCTGCCTCCAGGATCGCCCTTTCTACGAGGAGTCGGGGGGCGGTGTTACCCTTTCGGGCGGCGAAGTGCTCCTGCAGGCCGGTTTTGCCACCGCCTTACTTGACCGCCTGGGGGAAGAAAAAATACATAGGGCTATCGAAACCAGCGCCCTGGCTCCCGCAGCGGTTTGGCAGGAATGTATCAACCATGTGGATCTCCTTCTTATTGATGTGAAGCATTACGACCGGGAGCGCCATATCGAAGGTACTACGGTCTCCAACGAAGCCTGTCTTGCCAACTTGCAAACAGCCCTGGATAGGGGGAAGAACGTACTCCCCCGTATTCCGGTGATTCCCGGCTTTAACAACAGCCTTGAAGATGCCGAGGGTTTCGCCCGTTTATTTACTGCCATGGGTATATCCAAGGTCGAACTTCTTCCCTTTCATCAGTTTGGGGAAAAAAAATATGAGGATCTGGGGATCCCCTATCCTATGCACGGTATACCCCAGCTGCACCGGGAAGATTTGACAGAGTATCGTCAGGTCCTTATTGACCGGGGAATAGACGCATGA